The genomic window GTTCTTCTTCGCGCCTTCGCTCCCGACCAGGTTGGCGTCGTAGCCGTTGTAGAGCCTGCCGTCGAGGAAACAGTGGGAGAGCGCGTCCCACTGGGTCGCGCACTGCAGCGCCATGATCACCATGTCGTCGGCGAAGCCGACGCCGCCCGGGCGCTTGACGGCGCCGGTGGTGAAGTCGGGACCGGTCAGGATCATGCGGTGAATGGGGTTGAAGCGGCGCGGCTGGTTGATCTGCGGTCCGGTGCTGTCGAGTGGGATCGCCAGCGAGAAGGTCACGCCGCGTTTGACCAGCCGGGTGGCCCTGACGATCATGTCGGGCGTGATGTAGTTCAACGTCCCCAGCTCGTCGTCCGACCCCCACTGGCCCCAGTTGGAGCACTTCTTCCCGGTGTCACGCACGATGTCGGCCATGAACGGCTGTCCTCCCCGGAGTGTGTGAACGCATCAAGTGAGCCGGCCGCGTCCGGCCGGCCAGTCGACGATGGCGTCTAGTGCCGTTCCAACTATTCGCGCCTAGGAAGGCACCGTGTACGTCGTTGGTGGACAGATTTAGTATCAACAAGTTGGAACGGCACTAGCGACGCTCCAGCGCGGAGATGACGCGCGCTTCGAGATGCAGGAACCGCCGATCGACCTTGGCGAACTCGTCGCGGACGTCGTCGCAGAAGCGCTCGACCTTTTCGTCCAGCGCGCCGAGCCCCTCCCCCACGAGCTGGACTTTGGAGACGAGATCCTCCGCCACGACGTCGAAGTGTCGGCGGACGCGCGATTCCACGGCATCGACGTGCTGCCGGAGCCCTGCGTTGACCGCGGCGACATCCCGCCGGAGCCCCACGTCCACCGCGTCGAGGCGCGCGTCGACGTCTTCGATCCGCTGGCCAAGACGCGCGTCGACGTCCTCGATCCGCTGGCCAAGACGCGCGCCGAGGTCCTCCATGCGTTGCCCAAGGCGCGTCTCGACGCCGGCGACGAGCGCCTGCACGTCCTCTCGGATTTCGCGTCGCAGCCGATCGAACGCGGGGTCGGGCGCGTCCGGAGCCATGGACCCATACTTTCTTCGGGCCCTGCGCTCGTGTCAATCGTATCCGGTACCGTACGCCGCCCCACCGCCGTCCCCCGGCCGCGCTCACATCATCACCAGGCCGCCGTTGACGTCGAGGGCCGCGCCCGTGATGTAGCCGGCGGCGTCGGAGGCGAGGAAGAGCACGCACTCGGCGATCTCCTCGGGCTGGGCCACCCGTCGCAAGGGGATGCTCTCGGTGAACTCCTGCACCTCCGCCGGCGTCCGCAGGGCCTTGAAGCGCTCGGTGGCCACGGTCCCCGGCGCCACGGCGTTGACGGTGATGCCGTCGGGGCCGACCTCGCGCGCCAGCTGCCGGGTGAAGCCGAGGACGCCCGCCTTGGCCGCCGCGTAGTGGGAGGTGACGGTGACGGCGCCGCCCCGCCCCACGATCGACGACAGGTTCACGATGCGGCCCCCCCGCTGGCGCTTCATGATGGGCAGCACCGCCTTGGCGCACAGGAACGCGCTGGTGAGGTTGAAGCGGACGATCCCCTCCCACTCGTCGTCGGCGATCTCCTCCGTCTTCTTCATGACCGAGAAGCCGCCCGCGTTGTTGACCAGCACGTCGATCCGGCTCCAGCGGGCTATGACCGCGTCGACCGCGTGCCGCACCTCGGCGCCGACCGTCACGTCGGTCTTCAGCGCCATCGCCTCGACGCGCCGCTCGCCCAGCTCGCGGGCGAGCGACTCCACGCCGGGGGCGTCGATGTCGAGCGCCGCCACCCGGGCGCCCTCCCGCCCGAAGGCCCGGGCCAGGGCGAGTCCGATCCCTCGGCCCGCGCCCGTCACGATGACGACCCGTCCCGGGAACCTCATCGCAGGATCCTCCCGCCGGTCGTCCCGTCGAAGAAGACGAGCTTCTCGCTCTTGAAGCCGAACGGCCGGCGATCACCGACCGCGATCTTCTCCTCCGCGTCCACCTTGGCCACCAGCGACGCCGGGCCGCCGTAATCGAGAAAGACGAGCGTCTCGTCGCCCATCGGCTCGATGAGGCTCACCGTGGCCGGCCAGCCGCCGCCGGGCTCGGCCAGGCGCACCTGCTCGGGACGGACGCCGAGGACGGCTGGCCCGGCGTGCCGGCCCGGCGGCACCATCAGCTCCAGGGCCGGGGCCCGGAAGCGAAGGCCGCCGGCGTCGGCCCGCAGCTCGCCTTCCACGAAGTTCATGGCCGGCACCCCGAAGAACCCGGCCACGAAGCGGTTGGCCGGGTCACCGTAGATTTCCAGCGGTGGCCCCACTTGCTGGATCAGGCCGCCCTGCATGACCACGATGCGGTCGGCCATGGTCATGGCCTCGGCCTGGTCGTGGGTGACGTACACGAAGGTGGCCCGCAGCGAGGCGTGCAGGCGTTTGAGCTCGGTGCGCATCTCCACCCGGAGCTTGGCGTCCAGGCTGGACAGCGGCTCGTCCATGAGGAACACGTCCGGCTGGACGATGATGGTCCGGGCCAGGGCCACGCGCTGGGCCTCGCCGCCGGAGAGCGTGGCCGGGCGCTTGGCGAGCAGGTGGGCCACGTGCAGCGTCGTGGCCACCGCCTGCACCCGCGCGGCGATCTCGGCGGCCGGGACCTTCTTGATCAGGAGGGGGAACGCGATGTTCTCGAAGACCGTCATGTGGGGGAAGAGGGCCAGGCTCTGGAAGACCATCCCGAGATTGCGATCGCGCGGCTCCCAGTCAGTCACGCGGTCGGGTCCGATGTAGATGTCGCCGGCGGTCGGCCGCTCCAGGCCGGCGATGAGGTTCAGGGTGGTGGTCTTGCCGCAGCCCGAGGGGCCGACGAAGACCACGAACTCGCCGTCGGCGACCTCGAGGTTCAGGTCCCGCACGGCCTCGACGCTCCCGCCGAACGTCTTGCTGAGGTTCTCGAGCCGGACGCTGGCCATGTCTGCGCCGCTACCGCCGGATCATGCCGAAGCTGAAGCCTTTGACCAGGTGCTTCTGGATCAGGAAGCCGAAGATCACTACCGGGATCGTCACCACGGTGCCGATGGCCGCCTGGGGACCGTAGAGCCGGCCCTCCACCGCCGACTGGAACTTGTTGAGCAGGACGGGTAGCGTCAGCACCTTCGGCTGGGACAGCGTGAGGGCCAGCAGGAACTCGCTCCAGTTCAGGATGAAGACGAAGAGCAGCGTCACCATCATGCCCGAGGCCACCAGGGGAAAGACCACCTTGCGGAGGGTGGCGAGGCGCCCGGCGCCCATCAGCCGGGCGGCGTCCTCGAGCTCGCGCGGCACCTCGTCGATGAAGGCCAGCATCATCCAGATCACGTAGGGCAGCGTGGTGACGATGTAGAGGAGGACCAGGCCATAGTAGGTGTCGAAGAACTCCACGCGCACGCCCAGGAGGCTCTCGAAGAGCTCGGGAATGGTCGTGTAGTAGATCAGCATCGGGATGGCCACCACGATCGGCGGCAGCATCCGGATGGTCAGGATCGTGTAGGGGTAGTTGCGGCCGCCCGTCCGGAAGC from Candidatus Methylomirabilota bacterium includes these protein-coding regions:
- a CDS encoding SDR family NAD(P)-dependent oxidoreductase, with product MRFPGRVVIVTGAGRGIGLALARAFGREGARVAALDIDAPGVESLARELGERRVEAMALKTDVTVGAEVRHAVDAVIARWSRIDVLVNNAGGFSVMKKTEEIADDEWEGIVRFNLTSAFLCAKAVLPIMKRQRGGRIVNLSSIVGRGGAVTVTSHYAAAKAGVLGFTRQLAREVGPDGITVNAVAPGTVATERFKALRTPAEVQEFTESIPLRRVAQPEEIAECVLFLASDAAGYITGAALDVNGGLVMM
- a CDS encoding ABC transporter ATP-binding protein is translated as MASVRLENLSKTFGGSVEAVRDLNLEVADGEFVVFVGPSGCGKTTTLNLIAGLERPTAGDIYIGPDRVTDWEPRDRNLGMVFQSLALFPHMTVFENIAFPLLIKKVPAAEIAARVQAVATTLHVAHLLAKRPATLSGGEAQRVALARTIIVQPDVFLMDEPLSSLDAKLRVEMRTELKRLHASLRATFVYVTHDQAEAMTMADRIVVMQGGLIQQVGPPLEIYGDPANRFVAGFFGVPAMNFVEGELRADAGGLRFRAPALELMVPPGRHAGPAVLGVRPEQVRLAEPGGGWPATVSLIEPMGDETLVFLDYGGPASLVAKVDAEEKIAVGDRRPFGFKSEKLVFFDGTTGGRILR
- a CDS encoding carbohydrate ABC transporter permease → MRRRRAAGVLRHAVLVAWVLVVLFPVFWMVLTSFKDAGDWVSWPARWAPFVDFEPTLLNYRQIFYIGGTTQSGELRREAAEQAYVIWKGVADSVVIVTIASVASLLLGSALAYAISRFRTGGRNYPYTILTIRMLPPIVVAIPMLIYYTTIPELFESLLGVRVEFFDTYYGLVLLYIVTTLPYVIWMMLAFIDEVPRELEDAARLMGAGRLATLRKVVFPLVASGMMVTLLFVFILNWSEFLLALTLSQPKVLTLPVLLNKFQSAVEGRLYGPQAAIGTVVTIPVVIFGFLIQKHLVKGFSFGMIRR